The window GGGACGCACGTCGGGGGACAGGCCCAGCCCGGCCGCGACCCCGTCCCAGACCCGGTCCGGCACCTCGACCGCGTCGAGGTCGCGCGCGCGGGGCCCGCGGACCACGTCGACCGTCCGGGAGAGCTCCTCGACGGTGCGCGTGCACTCGGCGCAGCCGCGGACGTGCTCGACATCCTCGCCGGTGAGGGCCGGCTCCCCGAGGGCGTGCAGCGCGAGGGTGCCCTCGTCAGGATGTGGCCGCACGGGCCACCTCCAGGCTGTCGCGCAGCCGCAGCAGACTCCGGCGGATGTGGCTCTTGACGGTCCCGAGCGGCATACCGAGCCGCTCGGCGATCTGCTTGTGGGTGAGGTCGTGGAAGAACGCGAGCTCGACGACGCCCCGCGCGGGCTGCTCGACCTCGGCGAGGGCGTCGAGCACGGCGAGGCGCTCGACCGCCTGCTCCGGCAGGGCGGCGGCCGGCACGGTCGCGGGTCCGACGACGGCGCGGGCGGCCTCGGCCTGGCGGGCGAGCCGGGCGCGCTGGTGCCACACGTCGGCGGTGACGTGGCGGGAGATGCCGATCAGCCAGCCCGCGAGGGTGCCGCGGCGCGGGTCGTAGGTGTCGCGGCCGCGCCACGCGCGCACGAAGACCTGCTGGGTCGCGTCCTCGGCGTCCTGGCGGTCCGCGAGCGCACGCAGGCTGATGCCGTGCACGAGGCCCGCCCAGCGCGTGTACGCCTCGGCGAGCGCCTGCTCGTGGCCGGCCGCGAAGGCGTTCCCGAGCTCGTCGTCGCCCATGGCGGCGACGTCGTCGGCGCGCAGCCGGGTGCCGTTCGGGGCGGCGGGGTCGCGGTGCGGGTCGCCCCCGTCCCCGACGTCGGGCCGGCCGTGCCGTGGTGTCGCAGGCTCCACGAGGACGAGGCTAGGGCGGGTCGGGCGCGGCGACATCTCGGCCGGACCGGCGTGGTGCCCCGGGGCGGGCCCGGCCGGCCCGCGTCCCGCGTGGCGCAGCGCCCTCACGCGCCGGCCCCGACCGGGACGGCCGTCACGACGACGTTGTCGCGGTAGCGGCGGGTGTCGGGCAGGTACGGGCCACCGCACGTCACGACGACGAGGGCGTGCTCGCCGTCGCGCGCGAAGATCTCGTCGACCGGCAGGACGTCCTTCGTGATGGTCTCGCGTCCCACGACCTCGTAGTCGTGGGCGGTGCCGGAGGCGTCGGTGACGGTGACCCGCGCGCCGACGGCCACCTCGCGCAGCGGGAACAGCGCCCCCTCGCCCTGCGCGATGGTGTCGACGTGACCGGCGAGGACGGCGTGCCCGGCCTCGGCGCCCGGGGCAGGGCCGTACCGGTACCAGCCCACCGAGGCGACCTCGGCGGGGACGACCATCGCCCCGTCGTCCTGCACGCCCACCGGCTCGACGGCGGCGTCGATGCCGAGGTCCGGCACCTGCAGGCGGACCGGCGCGGGCGGCGCGTCGACCGTGAGCGACCCGACGGCGGCGTCGCGGACCGCGACCGGGCCGTACCGGGGGACCGCGCCGGGCCGGGGGTCCTCCGCCGCGCCGTCGGGCCGTCCGGGCGCTGGCACCGTCGGGTCGGCGGGCTCCTCGGCGGGCTCCTCGGCGGGCTCCTCGGCGGGGCCGGCGGTCGCGGGCCGGGTCGGCGCGGGCGCGTCGGCGCCCTGGGCTCCGGCCGCGCGCAGCTCGGCGAGGGAGGTCCCCGCGTCGGGGGCAGGGCGGGTGACCCACCAGGCCACCGGGCCGGCCAGGCCGACCGCGAGCGCCGCCGCCACGACCACGAGCCAGCCGCGCAGGGCGCGGCGGCGGGAGGTGGGGGCAGGGGTGGTCACGGGGCGCTCCGGGGGCATCACGGTTCGGCCGGGGGACCCGCTCGGGGCAGCGGGCGTGGAGAAGGGTAGGTGCCGGCGGGGGCCGCGGGTCGACGGCCCCCACCGGCGGGACGGTCAGTCGCGCGAGGCGCGCACCGCGCGACCACCGAGGACGAGCACGGTCCCGGCGCCGAGGACGCCGACGAGCGCGAGCTGCCACGGCAGGGCGTCGGACACGAGACCGCCGGTCCCGGACGGGACGCCGGACGGGCTGCTCTCCAGGCCGTCGATGGTCTGGACGGCGAGCGCGAGGTTCTCGTCCTCGGCCGAGCCCCACGCGTACACGATCGTGCTCACGCCCTCGGCCAGGTCGAGGTCCGCGGGGCCGATCGCCACCGTGTCGGTGCCCGCGAGCACGACGTCGGCGCTCACCGAGCCGGCGGGCAGCTCGAGGGTCTCCTCGTTCGGGTTGGTCAGCCCCTCGATGACGGGGTCGCCGCCGGCGCGCACGTCGACGGCGGGCGCCGCGGCCGTGTGCCGGACCGTGAGGCGCGCGTCGCCGGCGTCGAGGCCCGAGACGTCGTTGACGAACGGCGTGAGCGTCGGCGTGCCGCCCTCGTCGAGGTGCGCGGCGACCGTGATGTTCGCGCCCGCGGGCACGTCGGCGGTCGCGGAGATGGCCGGGTCCTCCGCCTCCGCGTCGGCGCCGGCCGGGAACACCTCCAGCTCGTAGGAGCCGGCGGGCAGCTCGACGGGGTCGGTGATGGTGCCGGGCTCGAAGTCCTCGAGCAGCACGTCGCCGTTGGCGTACACGTCGACGGTGAGGCCCGGCACGCCGTGGAAGACGGCGACCTGGGCGTCGTCGGAGCCCGACGCGGCCGCCGGGGCGGCGAAGGCGAGGGGCAGGAGCGCTGCACCGGAGGCAGCGAGGACAGTCCGCATGGGTGGTCCCTTCGGTCGGTGTCGGCCGGCCACGGCGCCCCCGAGGGCGTCGACCGGTGACCTCGTGGTCACTGACACCCCTGCTACCGCGGCGGCACGCGCTCCGGATGCACCCGCCCGGCCCCGACGTGGCGCGGTCAGTCCCAGCGCAGCGAGCGGCGGGCGAGCCACCCGAGCAGCACCGCCCACCCGAGCAGCGCGAGGACCGGGTACGCGGCCACGGTCCCGTCGGTCGCCGCCGTCCGCAGCGCCGTGCCGAGCGCGCCCGTCGGCGACCAGGCGACCGCCGCCCCGGCCGTCGCCCCGAGCACCCGCTCGGCGGGCAGCACGAGCCCGCCCGCGACGAGGACCGCCACCCACAGCAGGTTCGCGAGGGCGAGGACCCCCTCGGGCCGGACGAGGGAGGCGAGCAGCAGCCCCGCGGCGAGCGCCGCGGCGGTGCCGGCCACGAGGGCCGGCAGGGCGGCCGCGACCGACGCGGGCGGCAGCGGCACCCCGACCGCCACCGCGGTGAGGGACAGCAGGACGACCTGCAGCGCGACGACCGCCAGCACGGCGAGCGCACGCCCCGCCAGCAGGCCGCCCCGCCCGAGCGGGCTCGCCGCGAGGAGGCGGAGCACCCCGCCCCGGCGGTCGAAGCCGTAGGCGATGGCCTGGCCGGTGAAGGCGGACGACACCACCGCGACGCCGAGGGCGCCGGCCCACGCGGCCTGCGCCTGGGGCAGCGGCGACAGGTCCGGCACCCCCGAGCGGGCCACGCCGAGGAGCACCCCGAGCGGGAGGACGAAGGTGACGAGCAGCTGCTCGCCGTTGCGCAGCACCGCCCGCAGCTCCCACGCCGCCTGGGCGAGGACGCGACGGTGCAGCGGGGCCGGGCCGGCGCCCCGGTGCCCGGCGGCGCCACCCGTCGCGTCCTGGTGGTGCGCGACGGTCACGACGCGCGCCTCACGGCGGCGGGCCCGCCCGCGCGGCGCCGCTCGTCGCCGAGGCGCAGCACGAGCTCCTCCAGAGACGGCCGGCCGACGGCGATCCCGCCGCGGGCGCCGTGACCGGCCTGCCAGGAGGCGATGCTCACGAGGTCGGCGGGGTCGACCGCGCCGCGCAGCTCGAAGCAGCCCGGCCGGGGCTCCGCCAGGACCGCCCCGGGCCCGAGGGCTGCGAGCAGCGCGTCGGTCGCGGCGCCCGGGGGCGCCTCGAAGCGGACGACCTCCTCGCCCGTCACCTCCCCGGGGGCGCCGTCGGCGAGCACCCGCCCCTCGTGGAGGACCACGACCCGGTCGGCGGCGCGCTCGACGTCGGCGAGGGTGTGCGACGACCACAGGACGGCCGTGCCGCCCGCCGCGGCCGCCGCGACGAGGTCGAGAACCGCACGCCGGCCCTCGGGGTCCAGCGCCGCGGTCGGCTCGTCCATGACGAGGACGTCGGGTCGTCCCACGAGCGCGCACGCCACGGCGAGACGCTGGCGCTCCCCGCTGGACAGCCGACGCAGGCCGCGCCCGGCGAGGCCGCCGAGGCCGAGCGCGTCCAGCAGCGCGCCGGTCGGGCGCGGGTCGCGGTGCAGCGCGGCGTGGTGGCGCAGCACCTCGCCCGCCCGGGCCGCGAGCGGAAGCCCGAGGTCCGCGAGCACGACGCCCGTGCGCGCCCGCACGTCGGGACCGGCGCGGTGGGGGTCGGCCCCGAGCACCCGCACGGTGCCCCCGTCCGGCCGGCGTGCGCCGGTCACGCAGTCCAGCAGCGACGTCTTGCCCGCGCCGTTCGGGCCGCACAGGGCGACGACCTCGCCCGCGCGCACCGTGACGTCGACCCCGTCCAGGGCGACGACGGGGCCGGTCGCGCGGGGGCGCCGCAGCCCGCCGCGGCGGACGGGGTGGACCCGTCGGAGCGCCTGCACGACGACGGCGGCCGGGGAGCCAGGGGTCGTCGGCTCGGCGCGCACGGCCCCGATCGTACGGTGGCGTGCCCGGGCCGCGGACGATTGGAGATCGGGCCCGAATTACGTCATGCTGGGTGTGTGCAAATCACGGACGAGGTCGCGCCGCGCGCGGCCGGCGAGACGCCGCGGGAGGGGACCGACGCCCCTCGCGACCGGGTGTTCGCCGCCGTCCTCGAGCACGGTCCCGTCTCCGCGGCCGCGCTGGCCGCCCGGCTCGGCGTGACGCCGGCCGCCGTGCGGCGCCACCTCGAGGCGCTGAGCGACGACGGCCTCATCGAGGCGCGCTCCGCGCGTGCCACGGGTCGGCGCGGCCGGCCGGCTCGCGTGTACGTCGCCACCGAGCGGGGGCAGGCGCAGGCGCCCGGGCTGTACGACGAGCTCGCGGTGGCCGCGCTGGAGTACCTCGCCGACGAGCTCGGCGAGCCCGCGGTCCGCGCCTTCGCCGAGCGCCGCTTCGGCGAGCTCGCCGAGCGCTACCGCCCGGTGATCGAGGCCGCGGGTCCCGACCCGCGGGAGCGGGCCCGCGCCCTGGCGCGCCAGCTGTCCGCGGACGGGTTCGCGGCCAGCGCCCGGACCGTCGCCGTGTCGCCGCTGGCCCGTCCCGACGGGGCGAGCCCGGTCGGCGGGGTGCAGCTGTGTCAGGGACACTGTCCCGTGCACGCGGTCGCCGCCCGCTTCCCGCAGCTGTGCGAGGCCGAGACCCGCACCTTCTCCGAGCTCCTCGGGGTCCACGTCCAGCGCCTGGCGACCATCGCCCACGGCGAGCACGTCTGCACGACCTTCGTCCCCACGCCTGCTGTCAGGAAGGACACCCCATGACCACGCACCCCGAGACCACACAGCCCGTGCAGCCCACCACGGGCTCGCCGGTCCCGGAGGCCACCCAGGCCGAGCTCGAGTCCATCGGGCGCTACCAGTTCGGCTGGTCGGACTCCGACGTCGCCGGCTCCAGCGCGCGCCGCGGCCTGTCCGAGGACGTCGTCCGCGACATCTCCGCGCGCAAGGGCGAGCCGGAGTGGATGCTCAGGCTGCGGCTCAAGGGCCTGGCGATGTTCGGCCGCAAGCCGATGCCCGCGTGGGGCTCCGACCTCACCGGCATCGACTTCGACAACATCAAGTACTTCGTGAAGTCGACGGAGCAGCAGGCGCAGACCTGGGACGACCTGCCCGAGGACATCCGCGCGACCTACGACCGGCTCGGCATCCCCGAGGCGGAGAAGCAGCGCCTCGTCGCCGGCGTCGCCGCGCAGTACGAGTCCGAGGTCGTCTACCACAAGATCAACGAGGAGCTCGAGAAGCAGGGTGTCGTCTTCCTCGACACCGACACCGCGCTCAAGGAGCACCCGGAGCTGTTCAAGGAGTACTTCGGCTCCGTGATCCCGGTCGGCGACAACAAGTTCGCCGCGCTGAACTCCGCCGTGTGGTCGGGCGGGTCGTTCATCTACGTGCCGCCCGGGGTGCACGTCGAGATCCCGCTCCAGGCGTACTTCCGCATCAACACCGAGAACATGGGCCAGTTCGAGCGGACGCTGATCATCGCGGACGAGGGCTCGTACGTGCACTACGTCGAGGGCTGCACCGCCCCGATCTACCAGTCCGACTCGCTGCACTCCGCGGTCGTCGAGATCGTCGTGAAGAAGGGCGCCCGCGTCCGCTACACGACGATCCAGAACTGGTCGAACAACGTGTACAACCTCGTGACCAAGCGCGCGGTGGCCGAGGCCGGCGCGACCATGGAGTGGATCGACGGCAACATCGGCTCCAAGGTCACGATGAAGTACCCGGCGGTCTTCCTCATGGGCGAGCACGCCCGCGGCGAGACGCTGTCGATCGCGATGGCCGGCGAGGGCCAGCACCAGGACGCGGGCGCCAAGATGGTGCACGCGGCGCCGCACACGTCGAGCTCGATCGTGTCGAAGTCGATCGCGCGCGGCGGCGGGCGCACGTCCTACCGCGGTCTCGTGCAGGTGCTCGAGGGCGCCCACCACAGCGCGAGCACCGTGCTGTGCGACGCGCTGCTGGTCGACCAGATCAGCCGCTCCGACACCTACCCCTACGTCGACGTCCGTGAGGACGACGTGCGGATGGGCCACGAGGCGACCGTCTCGAAGGTCTCCGAGGACCAGCTCTTCTACCTCATGTCGCGCGGCATGCCGGAGAGCGAGGCCATGGCGATGATCGTCCGTGGCTTCATCGAGCCCGTCGCGCGCGAGCTGCCCATGGAGTACGCCCTCGAGCTGAACAAGCTCATCGAGCTGCAGATGGAAGGGGCCGTCGGGTGACGACGGAGGTCATGTCAGGAGCGCCCGAGGTCGTCGCCGGCACGCCGGCGCCCGGCGCGAAGGGGGACGCGGGCGCCGACAGCGTGCGCTCCGTCCTCGACACCACGGTGCCGGAGGTCAGCCGCGCCGACCGCGTCCGCTCGCGCGACGTCGAGGACTTCGCGGTCCCGACCGGTCGCGAGGAGGAGTGGCGCTTCACGCCGCTGCACCGCGTGCGCGCGCTGTTCGACGTCGTGCCCGCCGCCGAGGCGGGCGGGGTCGGCGTCGAGGTCCGCACCGACGACGAGGCCGTGTCCGTGCGCGAGCACGGGCCCGAGGAGACCGTCGCCCGGCCGGGCGACCGGGCGGCCGTCGTGGCCGCGGCCTCGGCCGCGGTGCGGCGCACGGTCTCCGTGCCGGCCGAGACGTCGCTCGCCGAGCCCGTGCACGTCGACCTGCGCGGCACGGGCGGTCGCGGCGCCGTCGACCTCGTGGTCGACGTCGGCGCGTTCTCGAAGGCGACCGTCGTGCTCGACCACACCGGCGACGCGGCCTTCGCCGGGACCGTCGGCATCCGGGTCGGCGACTCCGCCGACGTCATCCTCGTGTCCCTGCAGTCGTGGGACGACACGGCCGTGCACGTGGGCCAGCACGACGCCGTCCTCGGCCGCGACGCCACGTTCCGCCACATCGCGGTCTCCCTGGGCGGCGACCTCGTGCGCCTCGACGTGAACGTCGACTTCACCGGCCCTGGGGCCACCTCGCAGTGCCTCGGCCTGTACTTCGCCGACGCCGGCCAGCACCTCGAGCACCGGCTGTTCGTCGACCACAGCCAGCCCTCGTGCACCTCCGACGTCCGGTACAAGGGCGCCCTGCAGGGCGAGGGCGCGCACACCGTGTGGGTGGGCGACGTGCTCATCCGCAAGGAGGCCGAGGGCATCGACACCTACGAGCTCAACCGCAACCTCGTCCTCACCGACGGGGCGCGCGCGGACTCGGTGCCGAACCTCGAGATCGAGACCGGGCAGATCGAGGGCGCCGGGCACGCCTCGGCCACGGGACGCTTCGACGACGAGCAGCTGTTCTACCTGCAGGCGCGCGGCATCACGCCCGTGCAGGCGCGCCGCCTCGTCGTGCGCGGCTTCTTCGCCGAGATCCTCCAGAAGATCGGCATCGAGGAGGTCGAGACGCGGCTGCTCGAGGTCGTCGAGCGCCGGCTGTCCGACGAGGCCCTCGCCGAGGTGCCCGAGCCCACCCCCGCCCCCGCCAGCTGAGAACGAGGAACCCCACACGATGACCACTCTCGAGATCCGCGACCTGCACGTCAGCATCACCGCCGACGGCGAGGCCAAGGAGATCCTCAAGGGCGTCGACCTCACGGTCCGCTCGGGGGAGACCCACGCGATCATGGGCCCCAACGGCTCCGGCAAGTCGACGCTCGCGTACTCCATCGCCGGGCACCCGAAGTACGAGGTGACGAGCGGGTCCGTCCTGCTCGACGGCGAGGACGTCCTGGGGATGTCCGTCGACGAGCGCGCCCGCGCCGGCCTCTTCCTCGCCATGCAGTACCCCGTCGAGGTCCCCGGGGTGTCGGTGTCGAACTTCCTCCGCACCGCCAAGACCGAGGTCTCCGGCGAGGCGCCGGTGCTGCGGCACTGGGTCAAGGAGGTCCGCGAGGCGATGGAGGGGCTCAAGATCGACCCGGCCTTCGCCTCCCGCAACGTCAACGAGGGCTTCTCCGGCGGCGAGAAGAAGCGTCACGAGATCCTCCAGATGAAGCTGCTCAAGCCGCAGATCGCCGTGCTCGACGAGACCGACTCCGGCCTCGACGTCGACGCGCTGCGCATCGTGAGCGAGGGCGTCAACGACGTCCGCTCCGAGCTCGGTCTCGGCGTGCTGCTCATCACGCACTACACGCGGATCCTCCGCTACATCAAGCCCGACTTCGTTCACGTGTTCGTCGACGGCCGGATCGCCGAGCAGGGCGGTCCGGAGCTCGCCGAGCGCCTGGAGAACGAGGGCTACGACCGCTTCGTCACCGCGAACGCCTGAGGAGCCAGCCATGACCGAGACCCCGCAGACGCCCGTCGACGTCGCCGACATCGAGGAGGCCATGCGCGACGTGGTCGACCCCGAGCTCGGCATCAACGTCGTCGACCTCGGGCTCGTCTACGGCATCCACGTGGACCCGCAGCGCAACGTCGTGCTCGACATGACGCTCACGAGCGCGGCCTGCCCGCTCACCGACGTCATCGAGGACCAGACCCGCAACGCCCTCGCCCCGCTGGCCGCCTCGGCGACCATCAACTGGGTGTGGATGCCGCCGTGGGGCCCGGAGAAGATCACCGACGACGGTCGCGAGCAGCTGCGCGCGCTGTCGTTCAACGTCTGAGCCCTTCCTGACGCCCACCGAGCGCCCGGCCCCGGCCCGGTGCCGCCCGTGACCGCCTCGCCCGCCGCGAGCCGGTTCCTCGAGGTGGCACCGGGCCGAGTCGTCGGCTGGGTCGGGCGCTACGTCGCCGCGCGCGACGGCGCCGTGACGGCGCGGGCGGTCGAGGACGGCCTGCTGCTCACGCCCGCCGAGGGCGGCTCGGCGCTCCTGCGGCTGCTCCGGCCCGACGGCTGGGCGTCGTCGTCCGGTGCCGTCGACGCCTCCGCCGTCGCCGCGCACCTGGCCTCGGCCGCCTCGGTGTCCGTCCCGCTGCTCGTGGTCGCCGCCCGCCGCGGCGGCTACGGCGTGGCGGTGGTGCGGGACGGCCGGGTGCTCGCGGCCAAGGTCGGCCGCCGCTACGTGCAGGGCTCCACCGCCGCGGGCGGGTGGTCGCAGCAGCGCTTCGCCCGCCGCCGCGGCAACCAGGCCGACAAGCTCGCGCGCGACGCCGGCGACGTGCTGCGCGGCGTCCTCGCCGCGGCGCTGCCCGTCGCACCCGTCGGGGTGGCGGTCGCCGGCGACCGCGGTCTCGTCGACGGCGTCCTCGACGCCTCGCCCGCCGCGGACCTGCCCCGCCTCGGCCCGCTCGAGGTCGGCGAGCC of the Aquipuribacter sp. SD81 genome contains:
- a CDS encoding sigma-70 family RNA polymerase sigma factor produces the protein MEPATPRHGRPDVGDGGDPHRDPAAPNGTRLRADDVAAMGDDELGNAFAAGHEQALAEAYTRWAGLVHGISLRALADRQDAEDATQQVFVRAWRGRDTYDPRRGTLAGWLIGISRHVTADVWHQRARLARQAEAARAVVGPATVPAAALPEQAVERLAVLDALAEVEQPARGVVELAFFHDLTHKQIAERLGMPLGTVKSHIRRSLLRLRDSLEVARAATS
- a CDS encoding class F sortase, translating into MTTPAPTSRRRALRGWLVVVAAALAVGLAGPVAWWVTRPAPDAGTSLAELRAAGAQGADAPAPTRPATAGPAEEPAEEPAEEPADPTVPAPGRPDGAAEDPRPGAVPRYGPVAVRDAAVGSLTVDAPPAPVRLQVPDLGIDAAVEPVGVQDDGAMVVPAEVASVGWYRYGPAPGAEAGHAVLAGHVDTIAQGEGALFPLREVAVGARVTVTDASGTAHDYEVVGRETITKDVLPVDEIFARDGEHALVVVTCGGPYLPDTRRYRDNVVVTAVPVGAGA
- a CDS encoding DUF4397 domain-containing protein, with protein sequence MRTVLAASGAALLPLAFAAPAAASGSDDAQVAVFHGVPGLTVDVYANGDVLLEDFEPGTITDPVELPAGSYELEVFPAGADAEAEDPAISATADVPAGANITVAAHLDEGGTPTLTPFVNDVSGLDAGDARLTVRHTAAAPAVDVRAGGDPVIEGLTNPNEETLELPAGSVSADVVLAGTDTVAIGPADLDLAEGVSTIVYAWGSAEDENLALAVQTIDGLESSPSGVPSGTGGLVSDALPWQLALVGVLGAGTVLVLGGRAVRASRD
- a CDS encoding ABC transporter permease — protein: MTVAHHQDATGGAAGHRGAGPAPLHRRVLAQAAWELRAVLRNGEQLLVTFVLPLGVLLGVARSGVPDLSPLPQAQAAWAGALGVAVVSSAFTGQAIAYGFDRRGGVLRLLAASPLGRGGLLAGRALAVLAVVALQVVLLSLTAVAVGVPLPPASVAAALPALVAGTAAALAAGLLLASLVRPEGVLALANLLWVAVLVAGGLVLPAERVLGATAGAAVAWSPTGALGTALRTAATDGTVAAYPVLALLGWAVLLGWLARRSLRWD
- a CDS encoding ABC transporter ATP-binding protein; its protein translation is MRAEPTTPGSPAAVVVQALRRVHPVRRGGLRRPRATGPVVALDGVDVTVRAGEVVALCGPNGAGKTSLLDCVTGARRPDGGTVRVLGADPHRAGPDVRARTGVVLADLGLPLAARAGEVLRHHAALHRDPRPTGALLDALGLGGLAGRGLRRLSSGERQRLAVACALVGRPDVLVMDEPTAALDPEGRRAVLDLVAAAAAGGTAVLWSSHTLADVERAADRVVVLHEGRVLADGAPGEVTGEEVVRFEAPPGAATDALLAALGPGAVLAEPRPGCFELRGAVDPADLVSIASWQAGHGARGGIAVGRPSLEELVLRLGDERRRAGGPAAVRRAS
- a CDS encoding helix-turn-helix transcriptional regulator; this encodes MQITDEVAPRAAGETPREGTDAPRDRVFAAVLEHGPVSAAALAARLGVTPAAVRRHLEALSDDGLIEARSARATGRRGRPARVYVATERGQAQAPGLYDELAVAALEYLADELGEPAVRAFAERRFGELAERYRPVIEAAGPDPRERARALARQLSADGFAASARTVAVSPLARPDGASPVGGVQLCQGHCPVHAVAARFPQLCEAETRTFSELLGVHVQRLATIAHGEHVCTTFVPTPAVRKDTP
- the sufB gene encoding Fe-S cluster assembly protein SufB, producing MTTHPETTQPVQPTTGSPVPEATQAELESIGRYQFGWSDSDVAGSSARRGLSEDVVRDISARKGEPEWMLRLRLKGLAMFGRKPMPAWGSDLTGIDFDNIKYFVKSTEQQAQTWDDLPEDIRATYDRLGIPEAEKQRLVAGVAAQYESEVVYHKINEELEKQGVVFLDTDTALKEHPELFKEYFGSVIPVGDNKFAALNSAVWSGGSFIYVPPGVHVEIPLQAYFRINTENMGQFERTLIIADEGSYVHYVEGCTAPIYQSDSLHSAVVEIVVKKGARVRYTTIQNWSNNVYNLVTKRAVAEAGATMEWIDGNIGSKVTMKYPAVFLMGEHARGETLSIAMAGEGQHQDAGAKMVHAAPHTSSSIVSKSIARGGGRTSYRGLVQVLEGAHHSASTVLCDALLVDQISRSDTYPYVDVREDDVRMGHEATVSKVSEDQLFYLMSRGMPESEAMAMIVRGFIEPVARELPMEYALELNKLIELQMEGAVG
- the sufD gene encoding Fe-S cluster assembly protein SufD gives rise to the protein MTTEVMSGAPEVVAGTPAPGAKGDAGADSVRSVLDTTVPEVSRADRVRSRDVEDFAVPTGREEEWRFTPLHRVRALFDVVPAAEAGGVGVEVRTDDEAVSVREHGPEETVARPGDRAAVVAAASAAVRRTVSVPAETSLAEPVHVDLRGTGGRGAVDLVVDVGAFSKATVVLDHTGDAAFAGTVGIRVGDSADVILVSLQSWDDTAVHVGQHDAVLGRDATFRHIAVSLGGDLVRLDVNVDFTGPGATSQCLGLYFADAGQHLEHRLFVDHSQPSCTSDVRYKGALQGEGAHTVWVGDVLIRKEAEGIDTYELNRNLVLTDGARADSVPNLEIETGQIEGAGHASATGRFDDEQLFYLQARGITPVQARRLVVRGFFAEILQKIGIEEVETRLLEVVERRLSDEALAEVPEPTPAPAS
- the sufC gene encoding Fe-S cluster assembly ATPase SufC: MTTLEIRDLHVSITADGEAKEILKGVDLTVRSGETHAIMGPNGSGKSTLAYSIAGHPKYEVTSGSVLLDGEDVLGMSVDERARAGLFLAMQYPVEVPGVSVSNFLRTAKTEVSGEAPVLRHWVKEVREAMEGLKIDPAFASRNVNEGFSGGEKKRHEILQMKLLKPQIAVLDETDSGLDVDALRIVSEGVNDVRSELGLGVLLITHYTRILRYIKPDFVHVFVDGRIAEQGGPELAERLENEGYDRFVTANA
- a CDS encoding metal-sulfur cluster assembly factor, whose amino-acid sequence is MTETPQTPVDVADIEEAMRDVVDPELGINVVDLGLVYGIHVDPQRNVVLDMTLTSAACPLTDVIEDQTRNALAPLAASATINWVWMPPWGPEKITDDGREQLRALSFNV
- a CDS encoding acVLRF1 family peptidyl-tRNA hydrolase, whose amino-acid sequence is MTASPAASRFLEVAPGRVVGWVGRYVAARDGAVTARAVEDGLLLTPAEGGSALLRLLRPDGWASSSGAVDASAVAAHLASAASVSVPLLVVAARRGGYGVAVVRDGRVLAAKVGRRYVQGSTAAGGWSQQRFARRRGNQADKLARDAGDVLRGVLAAALPVAPVGVAVAGDRGLVDGVLDASPAADLPRLGPLEVGEPRRADLDELALRVLAVRVTVHDA